One segment of Cytophagia bacterium CHB2 DNA contains the following:
- a CDS encoding radical SAM protein codes for MPFSMFEIWDAFISPTHASVDQKAEALHRLLATNAKLTWFDIDLHKACNLTCNHCFYHDNYPKSTRPALAPELLEEAIRQALQARINVLTFSGMEPTLSKNFSLAIESAVAARANHNLAAKIGLITNGLTLPLQLDLLEQNPVDFIDVSLDGWEAHNLIRSGTRDRVLTNFKLAKERLRATRVGTSTVLRNDNVFDAIAMIEHLAEFSNYFYFEPVVAAVDKSVPSLASSNLLAFVARLRALAEKLAQRDMRFSILLNGDQTLPLFYAGILEPEQIEEDELHSLYIRQHFGKVEIDFILRIVPEYFWRSARLSYDGYWLGTCDLLQAPNYREVASGSFVETPDLQQLFQHSLGRDTIFYQMLQDLFQNPCGHTGREQQYCLSCFSTHMVKMIHRRYGSPWANVQRAA; via the coding sequence ATGCCGTTTTCAATGTTTGAAATTTGGGACGCCTTCATCTCGCCAACGCATGCTTCTGTTGATCAGAAAGCCGAGGCCTTGCACCGCTTGCTGGCCACGAACGCAAAGCTGACGTGGTTCGACATTGACTTGCACAAAGCCTGCAACCTCACCTGCAATCATTGCTTCTATCATGACAATTATCCCAAAAGCACAAGGCCGGCGTTAGCGCCTGAACTTTTGGAAGAAGCAATTCGCCAGGCTTTGCAGGCTCGCATCAATGTGCTGACCTTCAGCGGCATGGAGCCGACACTTTCGAAGAACTTTTCGTTGGCTATTGAATCGGCAGTCGCCGCGCGCGCGAACCACAACCTTGCCGCCAAAATCGGGTTGATCACGAACGGCTTGACCTTGCCGCTGCAGCTCGACTTGCTCGAACAAAATCCCGTTGATTTTATCGACGTGTCACTCGACGGCTGGGAGGCTCATAATCTCATTCGCTCGGGCACGCGCGATCGCGTTCTGACAAATTTCAAACTGGCAAAAGAACGGCTGCGCGCGACGCGCGTCGGCACTTCAACCGTGCTGCGCAATGACAACGTTTTCGATGCCATTGCGATGATCGAGCATCTCGCCGAGTTTTCGAATTATTTCTACTTCGAGCCGGTGGTTGCTGCGGTGGATAAAAGCGTGCCCTCGCTGGCCTCGAGCAATCTCCTGGCGTTTGTCGCAAGACTTCGCGCCCTGGCCGAAAAGCTGGCGCAGCGCGACATGCGATTTTCGATTTTGCTCAATGGCGATCAAACACTGCCGTTGTTTTACGCCGGTATTTTGGAGCCTGAGCAAATCGAAGAAGATGAGCTGCATTCGCTGTACATTCGACAGCATTTTGGCAAAGTGGAGATTGATTTTATTTTACGCATCGTGCCCGAGTATTTTTGGCGGTCCGCGCGTTTGAGCTACGACGGCTACTGGCTCGGCACCTGCGACTTGCTGCAAGCGCCGAATTATCGCGAAGTGGCCAGCGGCAGTTTTGTCGAAACGCCGGATCTGCAGCAGCTTTTTCAACACTCGCTCGGCCGCGATACCATTTTCTATCAAATGCTGCAGGATCTTTTTCAGAACCCTTGCGGGCATACCGGTCGCGAACAACAATATTGCTTGAGCTGTTTCAGCACACACATGGTGAAAATGATACACCGGCGTTATGGCAGCCCGTGGGCGAATGTTCAGCGTGCGGCATGA
- a CDS encoding class I SAM-dependent methyltransferase — protein sequence MPTRLIDMPSNPSPRKEAQLLQEFYNAFATHYDSFYELIDYEAWAALIQRELDEWLPGSRCILEAGCGTGAVLQEIAGDPQQTCIGMDISRAMLDICQKKSFVKQRAALVQSDLLSLSFQEASFDAVLGIFSLLNSYSHAARGLMLQEIRHVLKPGGIFLTDFATAHRYHELRAAAERHEETSHSEPAFNLHQIFLAEPKIEPHAQTEVSLHDRFVIDRTLNTNKHTARHRLYFFEAEHLAAEFSAAAFEILKIIPLLHHSSAPAPNRLMLIGRKPCSDSTLKSSMNVSRNFVSKTA from the coding sequence TTGCCAACTCGCCTGATTGACATGCCCTCGAATCCTTCCCCCAGAAAGGAAGCGCAACTTCTACAGGAATTCTACAATGCCTTTGCAACGCATTACGACAGCTTTTATGAATTGATTGATTATGAAGCCTGGGCTGCGCTCATTCAACGCGAGTTGGACGAATGGCTTCCCGGTTCGCGCTGTATTCTGGAAGCCGGCTGCGGCACCGGCGCTGTGCTGCAAGAAATCGCGGGAGATCCGCAGCAAACCTGCATCGGAATGGATATTAGCCGGGCGATGCTTGACATTTGCCAAAAAAAATCCTTTGTTAAACAGCGCGCAGCATTGGTGCAGAGCGATCTCTTGAGCCTGAGTTTTCAAGAGGCGAGCTTTGATGCAGTACTCGGTATTTTCAGTTTGCTCAATTCCTATTCACACGCAGCACGCGGCCTCATGCTGCAAGAAATCCGGCACGTGCTCAAGCCGGGCGGCATTTTCCTGACAGATTTTGCCACAGCGCATCGGTATCATGAGCTTCGCGCCGCGGCAGAGCGGCACGAAGAAACTTCGCATTCCGAACCGGCGTTCAATCTGCATCAAATCTTTCTGGCTGAACCGAAAATCGAACCGCACGCGCAGACGGAAGTTAGTCTGCATGATAGATTTGTGATTGACCGGACGCTCAATACCAACAAGCATACAGCGCGACATCGGCTATATTTTTTCGAAGCCGAACACCTGGCCGCTGAATTCTCGGCGGCAGCTTTCGAAATTCTGAAAATCATTCCCCTGTTGCACCACAGCTCAGCGCCGGCACCCAATCGTCTCATGTTGATTGGACGCAAGCCATGCAGCGATTCTACGCTGAAATCATCGATGAATGTATCGAGAAATTTCGTCTCGAAGACGGCTTGA